In Pseudosulfitobacter pseudonitzschiae, the sequence GCCCGATCGACGACGCCTGCACATGCCCTGCCTGCACGAAATATTCGCGGGCCTATCTGCACCATGTGTTCCGCAGTCAGGAGATGATCAGCTCGATGCTGCTGACGTGGCACAACCTGCACTATTTCCAGCAGATCATGGACGGGATGCGTAAGGCGATTGCCGCAGGCACCTTTACCCGCTGGCAGGCGGATTTTCACGCCAACCGTGCGGGCGGCGACATCGAACAGCTTTAGCGCGGCAGCATCCTGTTCAACAGCTGTTGTACCCGCGGGTGCGGTTGCAATGTCAGCCTGTAGGTTTTGTCGCACGGACATGAAACTATGGATTGGCGCGTTAAAAGGTTGTTTTCACGATTATTGTTTCCTAATTCGGTGCAATTCTTGGTGATGCGCGGGCATTGTCCTGCCGCGCGCGCGAATCGTAGCGGTGGCAGGATGTGCCGTTTTTCCGCCCCCGCAGCCTCCGTTCTGCACCGGACACGCCGAATTGACCTGCCGCCTTTTTTTACGTGCAATTCGACCCGCTACATCGCTTTTTGAACGTGTTTTAGCATAAAAAACGTCTGTTTTGGCCAAAAAGCCCGAACAGTTCGTTTGGTCCCATTGCGCCGCCCCGAACACCCCGTCATTGTGAAACCTTGAAACAGGCAGTGGTCAAACACAGTTTACAAGTCTGAAACAAGGAGACGACCAAGGTTGCCGAAACAGGGACCAGTTGTCTTGCTAGATAAGGAAAAGAGCATGCAAGAGCCCCTTAACGCATCGTATCCGGTCCTGCCGCTGCGCGACATTGTGGTATTTCCGCATATGATCGTGCCGCTCTTTGTTGGCCGCGACAAATCCGTGCGCGCCCTCGAAGAGGTCATGGCAGATGACAAGCAGATCCTGCTGTCCAGCCAGATTGACCCGTCAGAGGACGATCCCGAAGCATCGGGTATCTACAAGGCGGGTGTGCTGGCCAATGTACTGCAACTGTTGAAACTGCCCGATGGCACCGTCAAGGTGCTGGTCGAAGGGCAGGCGCGGGTGCGCATCACCGAATACCTTGAAAACGATAGCTTCTTTGAAGCACGCGCCGAGTATCTGACCGAGATGCCAGGCGATGTCAGCACCACAGAGGCGCTGCTGCGTACTGTTGCAGATGAATTCGAGCGCTATGCCAAAGTGCGCAAGAATGTCCCCGAAGAGGCGCTGACCGCTGTCGGCGACACTGTCGAGCCTGCCAAACTGGCCGATCTGGTGGCAGGACATTTGGGCATCGAAGTGAACCAGAAGCAGGAGCTTTTGGAAACGCTGAGCATTTCCGAGCGGCTTGAGAAAGTTTACGGCCTGATGCAGGGCGAGATGTCCGTGTTGCAGGTCGAGAAAAAGATCAAAACCCGCGTCAAATCCCAGATGGAGCGGACCCAGCGCGAATATTATCTGAACGAACAGATGAAGGCGATCCAGCAAGAGTTGGGCGATGGCGAGGACGGCAAAAACGAAGTTGCCGAACTGGAAGCCAAGATCGTTGCAACCAAGCTGAGCAAGGAAGCCCGCGAAAAGGCCGACAGCGAGATCAAAAAGCTCAAGAACATGAGCCCGATGAGCGCCGAGGCAACGGTTGTGCGCAACTATCTTGACTGGATGCTGTCCATCCCGTGGGGTGTGAAGTCGCGCGTCAAAAAAGATCTGGGCCGCGCCCAGAAGGTGCTGGATGACGACCACTATGGCTTGGACAAGGTCAAGGAACGGATCGTCGAATATCTGGCCGTGCAGCAGCGCAGCAAAAAGATGAAAGGCCCGATCATGTGCCTTGTCGGCCCTCCGGGTGTCGGCAAGACCAGCTTGGGCAAATCGGTGGCCAAAGCCACGGGCCGTGAATTTATCCGCATCAGCCTTGGCGGTGTGCGCGATGAAAGCGAAATCCGTGGTCACCGCCGGACCTATATCGGGTCGATGCCGGGCAAGATCATTCAGGCGCTGAAAAAGGCGAAAACCACCAATCCGCTGATCTTGCTCGATGAAATCGACAAGATGGGTCAGGATTTCCGCGGTGACCCCGCATCGGCCATGCTGGAAGTGCTGGATCCGGAACAAAACGGCACATTTGTCGATCACTATCTCGAGGTCGAATATGACCTGAGCAACGTGATGTTCCTGACCACGTCGAACAGCTATAACATGCCGGGCCCGCTGCTGGACCGCATGGAGATCATTCCGCTGGCAGGGTACACCGAGGATGAAAAGCGCGAGATCGCCAAACATCACCTGTTGGCCAAGCAGATCAAGAACCACGGTCTGAAAAAGTCCGAGTTCGAGCTGACCGACGAAGGGCTGACCGACATCATCCGCTTTTACACCCGTGAGGCGGGCGTGCGGAATCTGGAACGCGAGATTGCCAAAGTGGCGCGCAAGGCGCTGACCAAGATCGTCAAGAAAGAGGTCGAGAGCATTTCGGTGACATCGGACAATCTTGACGAGTTCTTGGGCGTGCGCAAACACCGCTATGGTCTGGCCGAGCTTGAGGACCAGATCGGTGTTGTCACCGGGCTGGCCTATACTTCGGTTGGCGGCGAGCTGTTGCAGATCGAAGCACTGCGCCTGCCGGGCAAGGGCCGGATGAAGACAACCGGCAAGCTGGGCGATGTGATGAAGGAAAGCATCGACGCGGCCTCCAGCTATGTGCGGTCGATCAGCCCGAAAATCGGGGTGAAGCCGACCCAGTTCGACAAGATCGATATCCACGTCCACGTTCCGGACGGGGCGACACCCAAAGATGGCCCCTCAGCGGGTCTGGCGATGGTCACGTCGATCGTGTCGGTGCTGACGCAAATCCCGGTGCGCAAGGACATTGCGATGACGGGCGAGGTCAGCCTGCGCGGCAACGCCATGCCCATCGGTGGGTTGAAGGAAAAACTGCTGGCTGCCCTGCGTGGCGGTATCAAGACGGTGCTGATCCCGCAGGAAAACGAAAAGGACATGGCAGAAATCCCTGACAATGTGAAGGAAGGGATGACAATCATTCCCGTCAGCCACGTGTCAGAGGTTCTGAAACATGCGCTGGTACGTGAGCCCGAGGCAATTGAATGGGACGAAGTCGCGGAAGAGACCGCAGCCGCCGCAGCCGCCTCCAAAGCGGCAGCGACAGGTGCCACCGCGCACTGATTCGGTCCCTGTTCGAAATCAGGACGCCCCGCAGGAGACTGCGGGGCGTTTTTTTGAATCATGACCGTGTGGAGTCGAAAGTGCCACTTTAGACCCAAAAAACCGATGTTTCGTTGGGCGGGGTGATCGAAAAGGTCGAGAATCCGGCCTGTTGTGGCGTACCCGTGAAAGTTCGGTATCAATTGCGAAAAAAGAAGCGTAGGCTCGTTTCAACATTCACACGTGACCAAAGGCAAAAACATGGCAACGTCCAAAACCACACCGATCCCCGTTAAAAGCGCCGCAGACACCGCTGCCGCGGCAACCAAGGCCGCAACGGCCACCACAGCAGCGCACGCCACCAAGGCAGCCGCTGCAACACCCGGCGCTTCTGGCGGCGCTGAAATGATCGCGCCGGGTCCGATGATGCGCAAAAAAGAATTGATCGACGCGGTCGTGGCCGCCTCGGGTGCCAAGAAGAAAGACGCCAAACCCGTCGTCGAAGCGATGCTGAAAGTCATGGGCAACGCCCTGCGCGACGGTCGCGAATTGAACCTGCATCCCTTCGGCAGCGTCAAAGTGCGCCGCGAGAAAGACATGGTCAAAGCCCGCGTGCTGACCACCAAAATCCGCCAGCGCAAACCCGAAGCAATCGCCGCTGCGAACGCCGAAGCAGCCGCTGCTGCCGAAGCCGCAGAGAGTGTGTCGGAATAAGTTCCGCGCAAACTAACCAGATATTTCATGCGGCCTCTTGCAAGGGGGGCCGCATTTTTGTATCTGCCCCCGCAGGGGTGATTAGCTCAGTGGTAGAGCGCTTCGTTCACATCGAAGATGTCAGGGGTTCAAATCCCTTATCACCCACCATTCCTCTTCATTAGTACGCGCTGACAGGTCGTGCCGGATGGATGGCCTGACCGACGCCTGTCCGCTATTGCGGATCGTCTGGGTCAGGGCGCGCAGCGGCAGGAACCGCAGCGCGCTTTGGGTTGTCGTTTATACAGGAACGACCAGTTTCTGGTCGTCTTCCGGCGCGTCCAGCAACAGGTGGTTGTCTTCGAGAACCAGAATGTTCTCGGCTCCGACCACGTCGCTTTTGGTTTTGTAGCCGATCACACTTTCAACCGGCATATCAAGGTTGCGCGCCAACAGCATGATTTCTTCCGACGAGAAATTGGTCAGCCCGCGCGCCATTTCCACGCCGTCTTCGTTATAGACGTGCAGCACGTCACCTTTGGTGAATTCGCCCTGAATCGAGATCACATCGCCACGGCTGATGCCGCAATCGCCTGCGATGACCGCGTCGGCGACAGCGTTCGATACCACCAGCGTGCCCGAGACCTGCAAGCGGTTGCTCAGCCAGATTTTCAATGGCGACGCGGTTTCACCCGTGACCAGACAGCGGGTATAGCGGCGTTCGTTTGCCAGCAACGAGGATAGGGGGCGTTCGATGATGCCCTCGCCAATGATGGTTTCGCAGCCGGCATTCTGGGCCATGTTCGCAGCCAGCATCTTGGTCAGCATACCGCCGCTGCCCAGATCGCTGATGCCGGTGGTGGATTCAAGGTGGTCGGTCACGTCTTCGACTTCGGCGATGAACTTGGCCTCGGGGTCTGACGGGTCGCGGTCATACAGACCCTCGACACTGGTCAGGATGATCAGCAGATCGGCCTGGATCATTTGCGCAACTTTGGCCGACAAACGGTCGTTGTCGCCCACACGCAGATCGCGGGTGGCGACCGAGTCATTCTCGTTGATGATCGGCAGGATGTCGTTTTCGAACAATTTCATCATGGTGTTCTTGATGTTCAGAAAACGGCGGCGATCTTCCATATCTTCGACGGTCACCAGCATCTGGGCGACGTCCAGTTCATATTCGGATGCGACCTGACGATAGGCGTTCATCAACAGCGGCTGGCCACATGCGGCGGCTGCCTGCTTGTCCAGAATGCCCGCATCTTCGGGGCGTTTTCCCACCATATTCAAACCCAAAGCGACCGACCCGGAAGATGTCAGAATGATGTCGTGCCCGTCTTTTTGCAGCTTCGCCAGATCGCTCATCAATCCGTTCATGAAAGCATAGCGCAGGGTCAGGTTGTCTTCGTTTGCCAGCAGGCTGGACCCGATTTTGACGACGATCTTTTTCTTCTTGGTCATATACTACTCCGATATCTTATTGGTTTTGCACAGATTTGCCACGCCAGTTTGCCAATTGCGGCGCTGACCTGTAGCACTGGGCCTTCCAATGATTCGCCGATGTATAACACGTACCCTGCACGTGAATGCAAACGGGCTGCCGTCAGGTGCTGCGATGCGGCAATCAGATGCTGCTCTGCGGCGACGAAAAATAAAATCCGGACGATCTGGTATCTGAATGACACAGCACCATGTGTTCGGGTGCAGGACGTTTAGGACCAACCGGAGATAAAAATGAACATACTTTTGATCGGATGTGGCAAGATGGGCGGCGCGATGTTGCGCCAGTGGGCCAAAGACGCCGAGAACAGCTTTACGGTCGCTGATCCGGTAAAGCACGACCTGCCTGCGGGCGTGCGTCATGTGTCAAAACCGACATCTTTGTCGGAGGCGGAATTCGACGTGATCCTGATTGCCATCAAACCACAGATGATCGCGGACGTGCTGCCCGACTATGTCTTTGCGCTGAAACCCGACGGCTGTTTTGTGTCCATCGCCGCAGGCTGTAGCGTTGCCACGATTTCGGGCATTGTGGGCGACCGCGCGATTGTGCGCGTGATGCCGAACATGGCGGCGATGGTGGGACTGGGTGTTTCTGGTCTTTATGCCAATGACGCCTGCACCGAACAGCAGCAGAGCGACGTGACCGCATGGATCGGGCAGACGGGCACCTGTGTGCCGGTCGATAGCGAAGACCGGATCGACCGGCTGACTGCGATTAGTGGCAGCGGTCCGGGCTATGTGTTCGAGATTCTGCGCAGCTATGTGGCGGCCGCGATGGACATCGGCTTTGACGAGGCGACGGCGCGGGCGCTGGTGTTCGACACCATCACCGGCACTGTCGAGACTGCGCGCCAGTCCGACGAGACACTGGAAGATTTGCGCAAATCCGTGACCAGCAAGAACGGCACCACGCAGGCCGGTCTGGAACAACTGATGCGCGACGGGCAGTTGGACGCGCTGCTGCACGACACTGTGCACGCCGCCTATGCCCGCGCCGCCGAGTTGAAGTAGGCAATGTTAAGGAGTGACGGATATGAACACCACGACCCTTGAACGAACGGAAGACGGAATCGACGAGGTCGTTGCCGGACTGGGCCATCGGGCCAAAGCGGCTTCGCTGGGCTTGGCATTGGCGTCGGGCAAACAGCGCAATCTGGCTTTGACCAAGGCCGCCGAGGCGCTGCGTGCGCATACGGATGATCTGCTGCGTGCCAATGCGCAGGATCTGGACGCGATCAAGGACAGCGGCAAGGACGCCGCTTTTGTCGACCGTCTGACGTTGAACGCAGAGCGCGTGGCAGGCATGGCCGATGCGCTGGACGCGATTGCGGCACAGGATGACCCGTTGGGGCGCACTCTGGCGTCCTTTGACCGGCCCAACGGGCTAAGGATCGAACGTATCAGCGTGCCGATTGGCGTGATTGCGATGATTTATGAATCGCGCCCCAATGTCGGGTCGGATGCCGGTGCGCTGTGCATCAAGTCGGGCAATGCGGTGATCCTGCGCGGTGGTTCGGAAAGCTTGCAATCCTCGCGGGTGATTGTCGCCTGTATGGCGCAGGGCCTGCGCGCTGCCGGTCTGCCCGAGGATGCGGTGCAACTGGTGGATACGCGCGACCGTGAGGCGGTCAAGCTGCTGTTGCACAGCACGGAAACGGTTGATCTGGTGATTCCGCGCGGCGGGCGTGGTCTGGTGTCGCTGGTCCAGAATGAGGCGCGGGTGCCGACGCTGCTGCACCTGGACGGCAACAACCACACATATATTCACGCCAGCGCCGACATCGAAAAGGCGGTTGGCATTGTCCAGAACGCCAAGATGCGCCGCACCGGCATTTGCGGAGCCACCGAAAGCGTGGTGGTTGACGCGGCCATTGCCGAAAAGGCGCTGCCGCTGCTGGCAGAGGCGCTGAGCGATTGCGAGCTGCGCGGCGACGCGGCGGCGTGCAAGATCGTGCCGGATATGATCGCCGCCAATGACGAAGACTGGGACACCGAATATCTAAGCAATATCATGTCCGTGCGCATCGTGGATGGTCTGGACGCGGGCATCGCCTTTGTGCAGGCACATTCGTCCGGTCACACCGACGCGATTGTTGCCGAGGATATGACCGCCGCCCGCCAGTTCATGACCGCGGTGGATTCTGCTGTCGTGATGCACAACGCCTCGACCCAGTTTTCGGACGGTGGAGAGTTTGGCATGGGCGCCGAGATCGGAATTGCCACCGGCAAGATGCACGCACGCGGCCCCGTCGGCGCCGAGCAACTGACCAGCTTCAAGTATTTCGTGCATGGCGACGGCCAGAAACGACCCTGATCGCGCAGCCTGGCCTGACGTATCTGTCAGGCCAGCCACTGCAATCGCCATCACACGCCCTTGCGCGCAGCGGGCCCGCGCCTTAGCAAAACGGCCATGAGCCACTATCCCGATCTTTTGATCCTGCGTCACGGCGAAACCGAATGGAACCGTTCCGGTCGGATGCAGGGTGAGCAGGACAGCCCGCTGACCGACACGGGGCGCGCGCAGGCACGGCGTCAGGGCGCGTTGCTGGCAGAATTCGGGTGCGACGGATACCGCTGGTTTTCCTCGCCGCAGGGGCGGGCGTGGCACACGGCAAAGCTGGCCAGTCCAAGCGGCGCAGCGATCACCCCCGACGCCAGACTGGCCGAGATTGCCACCGGCGCGTGGACCGGCCTCGAATTTGCCGATATCCGCGCGCAGGCCCCGCATTTGTTTGTACGGGACGACAGCCTAAGCTGGTATGATCACGCACCGGGCGGCGAGGGGCTGGCATCGGTCGCCATCCGCACCCGCGCGTTTCTGGACGCGCTGACTGGCCCTGCGGTGGTTGTCACCCACGGCATCACCAGCCGGATTTTGAGGTGTCATTTGCTGGACCAGCCTTGGGAAATGTTCGAAACGCTGGAGGGCGGGCAGGGGGTGATTTACCATCTGAGCAAAAGACATCAACAAAGACTGTCTTAGGGGCTTGAACGCCGCGCGCGATTTGCGCTACAGAGCGGAACGGCGGGTCGTTAGCTCAGTTGGTAGAGCGCTTCGTTTACACCGAAGATGTCGGGAGTTCGAGCCTCTCACGACCCACCAGTTTTCATAATAATTACAATCGCTTAACGTCGAGTCGCTGGTTCCGTTTTGTTCTTGTTTCCCAATTCAGAGAATCTGTTTCCCAAAATCAGGTAAAAGCATGATCGTTTCGGCGTTCGTGTGCTCCTGAACTGCACGGCGCGCATAGTGCTCTGCCATGCGGTCCGAAAGGTGCCCAAGCATTGATTTCACGCGCTCGATGCCGCCAAAGATAACTTCGCTTTTCGCCACGGCATTGCCGATCAGTGTGGCGTTGGTCGTGCGGAAGCCGTGAAAGGTCAGGCGCGGTTCAACCTTGTGCAATTCGAGGCGCTCGAGCTCTTTTGCCCAAGATGCCCCAAAGCCCGACGCCCACGGCTTTCCGCGCGACGTGGTCAGGATCGGCGCGTTCGGATCGATTCGGCCGGCGGCGCGCATTTCCTCTTGGTGTAGATCGATCATCGCCATCACCATCGGGTGCAAAGGGATGGGCGTCGGGTTGCCGGTCTTTCCTTGTTTCACATACCAGACGCCATCGGTGATTTGCGACGGGCGAAGCTGGCGCAGGCAATCGTTGCGGCGCTGGCCGGTGTAGATCGCCGCGACGGCGGCCTTAACGATGTGCGGTCTGCCTTCGGTGAACAACTTCTCGATCGCCCATGCTGGCCAAGGCTCGTAGCCGCTGCTGGTTTGCACCCGCTCGATGCGCTCGCAGGGATTGATGTCGCAGAATCCTCTGCGCCGCGCCCAAGCGAACACAGCGGACATATCATCCATTCGCCGGTTCGCTGTCGCCGGGCGGCTGGACAGCTTGTCATAGAGGGCTTGCATGTGCAGTGGGCGGATATCGCGTGGCATAAAGCCAATGAACGTGCTTTGAAGCAGATTACATGCTAGATCGCGCAGGGTGCGGCTGTCTTTGCTGAGGTTCAGGTACTTGGGATGCAGCTTGTGCTGTCGGATCAGATCCTGAAACCCAAGGCCATCGGTCGGGTTTAGATTAAGCGGGGCGATGCCGAAGCATTCCAAGTGTGCAAGGCTGTATGCGGAACGATAACCATCATCGAAGGGGTGGGGCAGAGCTTTACGGAACTCGGATTTGTCGGCCCTGACAACGCGGAAATAATAGTAGAGTCGCCCGCGTGCTTTCTTGGGCTGGACGTATTTGTCCAGTGCGATGTCAGCTGGCATGGATGGCGCGCAGAATGGGGTCTTGCGGCTCTTGTTCCACTTCGGCTAGTCCGTCCATCATCTCTTGCACCTCCGACCATTTCCACCGCACCAATGTGCCGCGCTTCTTCGGTTGCGGCAATAGCCCGCGATTTGTGTAGCTTTCAACGGTCGAAACAGAACAGTCCAGCTGTTCCGCGATCGTCTTTATGCTGCAGTATTCGGGCGGGGCGGGCATGGCTCAAGTGTCCTTGCGAGCATGATGCAGTGACTGGCGCAGGTCATAATCTCGCGCCGCGTCATCCCATGCATCGTTTGGTCGATCCCGCCATGGAGCTTTCGAAACGGGACGCCAAATGGCGATCAACCAAAACGGCTTAATCCGTCGCTCGGCAATCCAGCGAAGGCGATGATGTCCATAATTGGGGGAACCGATGAAGTCGTACCGGACCCTGTAGGTCTCTAGCTCTCTTCCGCTGCTCATTCCTCCACCTCGATCCGCTTGACGGCCTTGAACGGCCAGTCCTCGCCTTGGCCGGATGCCCGGTCTCGCAACACGCGTGCCTGGGCCTTTGTCCCGCTCCAGGCGTAGCGGGTGCCATTGGTCACGCCCGTGCCGGACAGGTGCAGGTATTTGTTGGTGCCGGCTATCCTGAACCGCACCCTTGGCTTCTGTACGCGGTCCCCGGTTCTGATCCCGTGCAGGCCGCTGGTGAGCATGGTCATGTTTCAACCTCCGAAGAACAGCTGATGAAGTGCCGACCCCGTCGCGGCGCCGGATAAAAACACTGCGCTCACGGACCACCAGTCGATGTGTTTGCGCCTTGGCCTCTCTGCGTCGGTCCACCAGGGAACACTGCGGGCACGGCACAGCTCACAGTCCCTGGCCCCGCACCGGCATTCCAGCTCGGACATCGCGCCGCAGCCGAAACAGTCAGGGCGTCCGCAAGGGCAATTCGTGGCGTTGTGTTGGCGCATCACATATCCCCCCGGATCTCTGGCGGCAGCCACGCATCGATCCGCGCGTTGTCGGCGCGGCTCAGGCCCATGGCTTCGCGCACCGAGTGGTCATGCAGCAGGCCGTGCAGATCCTTCACCTTGTGACCCTTGCTCTGCGCCTCGAAAGCCTGCACGCGATCGTCGTCGCGCTCGAAGCCTGTCATCTCGACAAAGTGGTCGACCAGGTTCGGTTGGCTGCACCGGCTGAAGTAGATCGGCGCGTCTGGCGTCCACGTCTTGCGGATGTCGATCGACAGATCCGCAGCCAGCACTGCACCCAGTGCGGCGGTGGCATGCTGCGGGCGCTGGACTGCGCGGGCCAGATGCCGCGCCAGAACTTCGTTGCGGTGCTTCTTGCCCTTCGCACGGAACGCCGCGAAGTCAGCGGCCATATCTGCGGGCGCGGGCTTTCCGGTGGCGTTGCTGGTGTCGGTCAGCCGTTTGTCGAGGCTCAGCGCGCTGTCGGCCGCGTCATGCTTTTCGGGAATGATGGGCTGATCGGTCAGGGCCACGGCCAGCAGTGCCGACCATGGCGACAGCTCTGCCTCGATCTGGTAGGCCAGCAGGTCCAGCAGCAGCTCGGGCTTGGTGGCGTCGGCAGTCGCAACACTGCCCGAGAGCTGCGGCGGGCGCAGAATGGCTGTGGCGCTGGCGGAATATGCGCGGGCGCGGATGGTGCCGGACTGCATGGCGGATGCGCGCACGCAGTGCGTGGTCACGGACTGGGTCTGCAACCGCCATGGCCGACGGGCCAAGACTGAACGTATCGGAACCGAAATCGAGATACGGGGCAAACGACAGGTGAGCGTACCGGTGTTGATCTGCCCGATCAGCTTCAGCCCGACACAAGCCCAGATCGGTGCGGCACGGCGTGCCTATCTGGCATGGTATGGCGCGCTTCTGGAGCTGCGCAGCACGTTCCAGGCGCACCAGAACCTGAGCCGTTGGAAGGTGACCCCGGCCATGCCGGTGATGCGGCCGTGGAAAAAGGAAGGGGCCAGGAGGTCCTAGCGCTCAAGGCAACGTGCCAGCATCACTCAAGCGCCCGGATCGGTTATCCCGCTCCGGGCGCTTTGGGTTTGGGGGGTATGGGCTGCTCGCGTAGGTGGTGTGACCCTCGACATGAACGGGGTTTTTGGCAGCGGAAAACGGTGCCTTTTGCGAGTGTACCATAAAGAAGCGTTCGTGGCGCGGTCCTAATCAGAAAATATCCTCAGAAACGAGCTGTGATTCCCTTTATGAAGCGGAGCGTTAAAGGCGTGTACCGTTTCCATCTTGGTCAAAGCCTAATCCGTGCGTGCTGCATAATTCGGCATGGGCCTGTTCCAAAGCTGCGAACTCGGGATGTTCGGACCCGAGATTTTTCTGCTGCCACCAGTCATCGGCGATGTTGTAGAGCTCTTTAGTACCGTCATTGTATCGGACAAAACGGAATTTACCTTTACGGATCGAGGCTCCGTGCGTGTTGAATGTTCCGACTGCGCGATCAGGGTTTGCGGTCTCACCGTACACGACGGATCGTAGGGATCTGCCCAGAAAGTCTGGTCGAATTGGGAGGCCTGCGTACTCCAGAACAGTCGGTCCGACATCAAGCAGTGCGACGGGCTCACGGACAGTACGGGGCTGTGCGTGGTCAGGGTCGTAGATGATCAGGGGGACAAGCGCAGATTGCTCGTAAAGCGTCGATTTTCCAAAGCGCCCGTTTTCGCCCAAATGATGACCGTGATCGGTCAATATAATAACGACCGTATTGTCAGCATGGGGGGATGCCATAAGCGCATCCCAGACTGTACCGAGGTGGTAATCCCCGTGACTAAAAGCCGAAAAATAGTTACGGACGCTTTTGCGCCAGTTACGTCGATGTCCGGTTTTGAAGTTCTTCCTAACGACCTTATCGGCCGTGGGGCTGCGGTGAAATTCGTTTTTCCATGCTTCAGGGTAATGAAAGTCGGTGATGTTATACATCTGTTTGAATCGTGTCGGGGTAATGAACGGGCTGTGGGGGCTGAAAAACCCAACTTCGCGGTAGAATGGTTCCTCGCGATCATAGCTTTCGAGAAAGTCCACAAATGACTTCGAACTATGCGCATCGTAGTATCTGGAATCGTCTTCGGGGTCGATGTTGGATATCCCGCCGCCGTTCCCCCCATTGCTGGACTGCGCGATACTTTTGCGCAGTTTCAAATCAATGGGAAACCGTTTGGGTTCATCAGAGTACAGGATGTCGTGGATGTCTTTTGGCAGCGGTTTGAAGCCATGATGGACCTTGCCACCGGACGAGCAGTAATATCCATCGTCCTTGAGACGGCATTGCCACATGCTGCTGGGCTCCATCACCTCGAACGCTTTGGTCCGGTTGCCGTAGACACCGGTCTGGGGCGGCGGTTTGCCAGACATGAAGCTGGCCCGTGACGGGCCACATAGCGGAGATTGACAATAGGCGGCGTGAAAGGCCGTGGACCTTGCGCAAATTCTGTCCAAGTTGGGTGTCTGCAACTGGATGCCAAATAGATCTTTGTAGCGCCAAAAGGAAAACGCATCGTCTAAGCTGATAAGAACGACATTTTTTTTTCGCTTCGGCATAGGTTCTTCCACTCAGGTCTGCAAAAGGAAGCACAAAGTACACAAACAGTGTACCGCGACTGCGCCTTTCGTTTTTTTTGCAACAGTTTCAAGCAATTGATTCAGGACAGACTGTGATCCATCCCAAAGCACTATAGCCTTTTCACGAACGCCTGAAAACCGGAGGTAGCACATCGTGCTCAC encodes:
- a CDS encoding tyrosine-type recombinase/integrase, whose amino-acid sequence is MPADIALDKYVQPKKARGRLYYYFRVVRADKSEFRKALPHPFDDGYRSAYSLAHLECFGIAPLNLNPTDGLGFQDLIRQHKLHPKYLNLSKDSRTLRDLACNLLQSTFIGFMPRDIRPLHMQALYDKLSSRPATANRRMDDMSAVFAWARRRGFCDINPCERIERVQTSSGYEPWPAWAIEKLFTEGRPHIVKAAVAAIYTGQRRNDCLRQLRPSQITDGVWYVKQGKTGNPTPIPLHPMVMAMIDLHQEEMRAAGRIDPNAPILTTSRGKPWASGFGASWAKELERLELHKVEPRLTFHGFRTTNATLIGNAVAKSEVIFGGIERVKSMLGHLSDRMAEHYARRAVQEHTNAETIMLLPDFGKQIL
- a CDS encoding helix-turn-helix transcriptional regulator, whose product is MPAPPEYCSIKTIAEQLDCSVSTVESYTNRGLLPQPKKRGTLVRWKWSEVQEMMDGLAEVEQEPQDPILRAIHAS
- a CDS encoding chromosome partitioning protein ParB is translated as MARRPWRLQTQSVTTHCVRASAMQSGTIRARAYSASATAILRPPQLSGSVATADATKPELLLDLLAYQIEAELSPWSALLAVALTDQPIIPEKHDAADSALSLDKRLTDTSNATGKPAPADMAADFAAFRAKGKKHRNEVLARHLARAVQRPQHATAALGAVLAADLSIDIRKTWTPDAPIYFSRCSQPNLVDHFVEMTGFERDDDRVQAFEAQSKGHKVKDLHGLLHDHSVREAMGLSRADNARIDAWLPPEIRGDM
- a CDS encoding sulfatase family protein, whose translation is MEEPMPKRKKNVVLISLDDAFSFWRYKDLFGIQLQTPNLDRICARSTAFHAAYCQSPLCGPSRASFMSGKPPPQTGVYGNRTKAFEVMEPSSMWQCRLKDDGYYCSSGGKVHHGFKPLPKDIHDILYSDEPKRFPIDLKLRKSIAQSSNGGNGGGISNIDPEDDSRYYDAHSSKSFVDFLESYDREEPFYREVGFFSPHSPFITPTRFKQMYNITDFHYPEAWKNEFHRSPTADKVVRKNFKTGHRRNWRKSVRNYFSAFSHGDYHLGTVWDALMASPHADNTVVIILTDHGHHLGENGRFGKSTLYEQSALVPLIIYDPDHAQPRTVREPVALLDVGPTVLEYAGLPIRPDFLGRSLRSVVYGETANPDRAVGTFNTHGASIRKGKFRFVRYNDGTKELYNIADDWWQQKNLGSEHPEFAALEQAHAELCSTHGLGFDQDGNGTRL